From one Candidatus Omnitrophota bacterium genomic stretch:
- the rlmD gene encoding 23S rRNA (uracil(1939)-C(5))-methyltransferase RlmD, with protein MSANTLEIDALSTQGEGIGRIEGKTVFVPYTLPGEQWEIQITESRKNYDRAAPIRRIGVRIHPRRAEPRCPYYGKCGGCQLQHIEYEEQLRLKRDWLQETFRRIGHIEIDPAPVAASQPWEYRNKINVPLRRPDKEIQYAFHQAQAPAQFVTIEDCYIAHPKIRQALAPVLAILNQVPLELKIPRRGEENGSQLVFRIMGEQMSLQLLETKASRTAGETLAEELSTELEELAEFIIAAIGTGRRRRFLRKEEGKETAASVESFLQVNDAAREQLYRHVLNLPFAGSETALDGYCGAGLLTRRLTERFASVTGVEADASSAADAVRGKKLNQGGGRIRIEHETMEHFLEKSKASFQTVILNPPRMGLSPQVRQQAPELGALDIVMISCHPAALARDAAAIMKKGYRIESLHPFDMFPQTYHLEAVLHLKKNA; from the coding sequence ATGAGCGCAAATACTTTAGAGATTGATGCCTTATCCACCCAAGGGGAAGGAATCGGACGCATCGAAGGAAAAACCGTTTTCGTTCCCTATACGCTGCCGGGCGAGCAGTGGGAAATTCAAATTACGGAAAGCCGTAAGAATTACGACCGGGCGGCGCCCATCCGCCGTATAGGCGTGAGAATCCATCCCCGCCGCGCGGAGCCGCGATGTCCCTATTACGGAAAATGCGGCGGCTGCCAGCTTCAACACATCGAGTATGAAGAACAATTGCGCTTGAAGCGGGATTGGCTGCAAGAGACCTTTCGGCGGATCGGACATATCGAAATCGATCCCGCGCCGGTCGCGGCTTCACAGCCATGGGAATATCGCAATAAAATCAACGTACCCTTGCGTCGGCCCGACAAGGAAATCCAATACGCATTCCATCAAGCGCAAGCGCCCGCTCAGTTCGTAACGATCGAGGATTGTTACATCGCGCACCCTAAAATCCGCCAGGCGCTGGCGCCAGTGTTAGCCATTTTAAATCAAGTCCCATTGGAATTGAAAATTCCACGCCGCGGCGAAGAGAACGGTTCGCAATTAGTATTTCGGATTATGGGCGAACAAATGTCGCTCCAATTGTTGGAGACGAAGGCGTCGAGAACGGCGGGAGAGACTCTGGCGGAAGAACTCTCCACCGAACTGGAAGAACTGGCGGAATTCATCATCGCCGCCATTGGAACGGGAAGACGGCGGCGTTTTTTAAGGAAAGAAGAGGGTAAGGAAACCGCCGCCAGCGTCGAATCTTTTTTGCAAGTCAACGACGCCGCCCGCGAGCAACTCTATCGGCATGTCTTAAATCTACCCTTCGCAGGATCGGAGACGGCGCTGGACGGCTACTGCGGCGCGGGGCTGCTCACCCGGCGCCTGACGGAGCGCTTCGCATCCGTCACCGGCGTGGAAGCGGACGCTTCCTCCGCCGCCGATGCGGTGCGCGGCAAAAAGCTGAACCAAGGCGGCGGACGCATCCGCATCGAGCATGAAACCATGGAGCATTTTCTGGAGAAGAGCAAGGCATCTTTCCAGACCGTGATTCTGAATCCGCCGCGCATGGGATTGTCGCCGCAGGTTCGCCAACAAGCGCCGGAACTGGGAGCGTTGGATATCGTCATGATCTCCTGCCACCCCGCCGCCCTGGCGCGGGACGCGGCGGCGATCATGAAAAAAGGCTATCGCATCGAAAGCCTCCATCCCTTCGATATGTTTCCCCAAACTTACCACCTGGAAGCGGTCCTGCATTTGAAGAAAAACGCATAG
- a CDS encoding site-2 protease family protein: MIDFIISDPQEGVAYFCMLILAISIHEMAHAWMAYRCGDDTAALMGRLTPNPVAHFDPMGFTFILLGPIGWGKPVPFNPARLKNVSRDSMLIALAGPLSNFIQAVFLALLFRIVHWGIAEKFFLGFRSGEAMLDACDLVFTAGVGCNLMLAFFNLIPLFPLDGEKILAWFLPRELAIKLEEFQSHGPIVLFLLLASGFLFGLPILTWYLEIVTTPVSYLLIGYSIWG; the protein is encoded by the coding sequence ATGATCGATTTTATTATTTCCGATCCGCAAGAAGGCGTGGCTTATTTTTGCATGTTGATTCTCGCTATATCGATTCATGAAATGGCGCACGCCTGGATGGCTTACCGGTGCGGGGACGATACGGCGGCGCTGATGGGGCGATTGACGCCCAATCCCGTCGCTCATTTCGATCCTATGGGTTTCACTTTTATCCTACTCGGCCCCATTGGTTGGGGAAAGCCGGTGCCCTTCAATCCCGCCCGATTGAAAAACGTCAGCCGCGATTCCATGTTGATCGCCTTGGCTGGTCCGCTCAGCAACTTCATCCAGGCTGTCTTTCTCGCCCTGTTGTTTCGCATCGTTCATTGGGGGATTGCGGAAAAATTCTTTTTGGGATTCCGTTCGGGAGAAGCCATGCTGGACGCTTGCGACTTGGTTTTCACGGCGGGCGTCGGCTGCAACCTGATGCTGGCGTTTTTTAACCTGATCCCGCTATTTCCGTTGGATGGGGAAAAAATCCTCGCCTGGTTTCTTCCCCGCGAACTGGCGATCAAGTTGGAAGAATTTCAATCCCACGGTCCTATTGTTTTGTTCTTGCTGTTGGCGTCGGGTTTTCTCTTCGGGTTGCCTATTCTTACCTGGTATCTTGAAATCGTTACAACGCCGGTCAGCTATCTATTGATCGGCTATTCCATTTGGGGATAG